In Novosphingobium kaempferiae, the DNA window GCTATGGGCGCATCGGGGCATTGCATTTCCTTTCCTGCGTGCTCGGCGAGCATGGCATGGATCTGGGCAACCACCGCCGCGCCTTCGCCGACGGCGGCGGCGACGCGCTTGGTGGAACCCGCGCGCACGTCGCCGATGGCGAAGACGCCGCGGCGGCTGGTCTCCAGCGCCCGGGTGCCGCCGCCGGTCACGACGAAGCCCCTGTCATCGGTCTCGACGCAATTCTTCAGCCAGTCGCCGTTGGGGTCCGCGCCGATGAACAGGAAGACGTGGCGCAGTTCGCAGCGATGCGTAGTGCCCGCCACGATCTTGCGGAAGGTCGCGGCCTGCAGGCCGGACTGCGCATCGCCCTCCAGCCCGACCACCTCGCAACCGACATGGATGTCGACGTTCTTGAGCGCGGCGATCCGCTCGATCAGGTATTGCGACATCGTCTCGGCCAGCGGCCGCCGCACGAAGAGGTGTAGCCGCTTCACCTGCGGGGCGAGGAAGGCGATGGCCTGCCCCGCCGAATTGCCCCCGCCGACGAGCGCGATCTCCTCACCCGCGCAGAGGCGCGCCTCGATGGGCGAGGCCCAGTAGGAGACGCCATTGCCCTCGAACGTCGCCAGCCCCTCCACCGCGGGCCGCCGGTAGCGCGCGCCCGAGGCGATGACGATGGCGCGCGCACCGATGCGCTGCCCATCGACGAGTTCGAGCGCGAGGTTGCCCTCGGAACAGTCGAGGCTCTCTACCTTGAGCGGCGAGGCGATCTCGGCCCCGAACTTGAGCGCCTGGTTGAACGCGCGCCCGGCGAGTGCGCGGCCCGAGATGCCGGTCGGGAAGCCGAGGTAGTTCTCGATCCGCGCCGAGGCCCCGGCCTGTCCGCCGGTCGAACGCTCGTCGAGCACGACCACCGACAGGCCCTCGGATGCTGCATAGACCGCCGCCGCAAGGCCAGCAGGCCCGGCGCCCACGATCGCCACGTCATAGGGGGCATCGGTCCTGAACTCTGGCATCATGCCGAGGCAGGTCGCAAGTTCCAGCTCGCCGGGGTTGCGCAGCATGTCGCCGTCCGGGCAGACGACCAGCGGCAGTTCCTCGGGAAGCACGCCCATCCGCTCGACGAACGCGCGGCCTTCGGGGTCGTTCTGCGCATCGAGAACGAGGTTGGGGTAAGCGCTGCGGGCAAGGAAGCCCTGCAGCCTGACGAGTTCGGGGCTGCCCGTCCTGCCGATCAGGATCGTTCCCGCGCCGGAATCCTCCAGCAGTTCGACCCGGCGCAGGATCAGCGCGCGCATGACGATCTCGCCGAGTTCGGCCGAGCCGATCATCAGCGCACGCAGATGCGCCGGATCGAACGGCAGCGCAGTGCAGCCCTCCGCCGAGGCGCTGGCCCTGGCTATCGTAGGCCGCCCGGCAAGCTGGTTGATCTCGCCGCTGAACTGGCCGGTGTGGTAGGTCGTGTAGGCCGTGTCCTCGCTGAGACCGTGGCGGCGCGAGACGTCGATGCCGCCTTCGAGCACCAGCCACGTCGGCACGCCCTGCTCGCCGATGCCGTAGACGACCTCGCCCGGCTCGAAGCGCCGTTCGGGGCCGCTCGCGAAGCGCCGGGCGGTCTCGACCTGCATCGGGTCGAGCACGGGAAACATCTGGTGCTGTCGCGTCGCCCGCGTCGTCATGTTCCGCCTTTCGTCCTGCACGATGTCGGCCCGCTCCCCGGAACCTACACCAGTTCTCCCGCGATGGTGGGAATGAGTTCGGCGACCGTCGGGTGAATATGCACGGTCCGCCGCAGCCGGTCCGCCGTCGCCCCGTTCGCCATCATGTCGAGGATGGTGTGGATCGCCTCGTCGCCACCGGTGCCGAGGATGGTGCCGCCGAGGATCAGGTCGCTCTCGGCATCGACGACGATTTCCATGAAGCCGGTCGTCTCGTCCTTCTCCACCGCGCGGCCGACCCGCGTCATCGGGCGATGGCCGACCCTCACCTTGCGCCCCGCCGCATGGGCCTGTCCCACGCTCATCCCCACCCGGCCGAGGGGGGGATCGGTGAACAGCGCGTAGCAGGGGATGCGATCGCTCACCTTGCGGTCCGCGCCGTCGAGCAGGTTCTCGGCGACGATCTCGAAGTCGTTGTAGCTGGTGTGGGTGAAGGCGCCCCGCCCGTTGCAGTCGCCGAGCGCCCAGATGCCGGGCACCGAGGTTTCGAGCCGGTCGTTCACGGTGATGTAGCCCCGTGCGTCCATCCCGACCCCGGCCTTGTCGAGCCCGAGGTCGTCGGTGTTGGGCACGCGACCCACTGCCATGAGGACATGGCTGGCGAGCACGCTGTCGGCATCCTCCGTGCAGTCCA includes these proteins:
- a CDS encoding FAD-dependent oxidoreductase yields the protein MTTRATRQHQMFPVLDPMQVETARRFASGPERRFEPGEVVYGIGEQGVPTWLVLEGGIDVSRRHGLSEDTAYTTYHTGQFSGEINQLAGRPTIARASASAEGCTALPFDPAHLRALMIGSAELGEIVMRALILRRVELLEDSGAGTILIGRTGSPELVRLQGFLARSAYPNLVLDAQNDPEGRAFVERMGVLPEELPLVVCPDGDMLRNPGELELATCLGMMPEFRTDAPYDVAIVGAGPAGLAAAVYAASEGLSVVVLDERSTGGQAGASARIENYLGFPTGISGRALAGRAFNQALKFGAEIASPLKVESLDCSEGNLALELVDGQRIGARAIVIASGARYRRPAVEGLATFEGNGVSYWASPIEARLCAGEEIALVGGGNSAGQAIAFLAPQVKRLHLFVRRPLAETMSQYLIERIAALKNVDIHVGCEVVGLEGDAQSGLQAATFRKIVAGTTHRCELRHVFLFIGADPNGDWLKNCVETDDRGFVVTGGGTRALETSRRGVFAIGDVRAGSTKRVAAAVGEGAAVVAQIHAMLAEHAGKEMQCPDAPIATR